The following are encoded in a window of Vibrio azureus genomic DNA:
- a CDS encoding ATP-binding protein, whose translation MTLRIKTIIGIALIEALALAILIISGLSWLKSSNEQSLELGSKQLVNVFAKASRDAVIATDLAYLESFAKSVVSEHNLAYIRITDSDGIMLTEQGNYDANEVNTNLSPFESRNGIYGVAGSILLGSTSYGLVEMGVKVDSIHQILHLATKASILIALLEMTFVALFSFALGSYLMNRLDSLRQGVVRITQQGPGAELPLSGNDEVTRVVEAFNQMSTSLAEAQATLSQQYQKQKALSNKVKKEAEKAAQATRAKSEFLANMSHEIRTPMNAIMGFSEILMENEKNTEQRELLQLIYAASDNLVNLINDILDYSKVEAGKLHLVEEEFDLITLIESSMALCAFQANQKGLKLLLDAPPDIPKLVSGDKGRINQVLINLLGNAVKFTDDGHVLLKLRLQKTERSDIYRYHFEIMDTGIGISEQHLPNIMNKFEQVDSSMTRNYQGTGLGLAISQQLVALHGGKLNVTSRLDEGSCFSFSLPLTINTTQQEAQFDPLSEQTVLLIDDYQPRITIFNSLARSMQWSLTVIPNVATLSEQLIHSIHMEDFNSVIIQPTSCAEISKLIELGKTCTQGQPKLILMAPYSPNLLSHDQKTRVIPLQQPITRNQLLKLLIEEEASDTKTDSTSEVYLHGKKILLVEDNRINRVLISKMLPVNDIELTLAENGVIGLELFQRIKPDIVITDISMPDKDGYTLAQDIRLLQQTGDCPWCPIIALSAHAFAEDQVQSIKYGINDYLTKPVKKHDLIEMIAKWLTAKSH comes from the coding sequence ATGACCTTAAGAATAAAAACGATCATTGGTATCGCTTTAATTGAAGCCTTAGCACTCGCTATTCTTATTATTAGTGGGTTAAGTTGGCTTAAAAGCTCAAATGAGCAAAGTTTAGAGCTAGGCAGCAAGCAACTGGTTAATGTTTTTGCTAAAGCGTCAAGAGATGCGGTAATAGCGACAGATCTTGCTTATTTAGAGAGTTTCGCTAAGTCTGTCGTCAGTGAGCATAATCTTGCTTATATCAGAATTACTGATAGTGACGGTATCATGTTAACCGAACAGGGCAATTACGACGCAAATGAGGTAAACACCAACTTAAGCCCATTCGAAAGCCGCAATGGCATTTATGGTGTTGCAGGATCTATCCTACTCGGTTCTACTTCTTATGGACTTGTGGAAATGGGAGTAAAAGTCGATTCGATTCACCAGATTCTCCATCTAGCAACAAAAGCGAGTATCCTGATCGCTCTATTGGAGATGACTTTTGTTGCTCTATTTTCGTTCGCTCTTGGCAGTTATTTAATGAACCGTCTTGATTCATTAAGGCAAGGTGTTGTTAGAATAACCCAGCAAGGGCCTGGAGCAGAGTTACCCCTATCAGGTAACGATGAAGTCACACGCGTTGTCGAAGCATTTAATCAGATGTCGACATCATTAGCCGAAGCTCAAGCAACTCTCAGTCAGCAATACCAAAAACAGAAAGCGCTCTCTAACAAAGTAAAGAAAGAAGCTGAAAAAGCAGCGCAAGCGACTCGTGCAAAATCTGAGTTTTTAGCCAATATGAGCCATGAAATTCGTACGCCTATGAATGCTATTATGGGCTTCAGCGAAATTTTAATGGAGAATGAAAAAAACACCGAACAAAGAGAGTTGCTTCAGTTAATCTATGCTGCCTCCGACAATTTGGTCAACCTTATCAACGATATTCTTGATTACAGCAAAGTCGAAGCAGGTAAATTACACCTAGTTGAGGAAGAATTTGATCTTATCACCCTGATAGAATCGAGTATGGCCTTATGTGCTTTTCAGGCCAATCAGAAAGGTTTAAAGTTATTATTGGATGCTCCTCCCGATATACCCAAGCTTGTTTCAGGTGACAAAGGCAGAATTAATCAAGTTTTAATCAATCTACTTGGAAATGCCGTTAAATTTACTGATGACGGTCATGTCTTATTGAAATTAAGGCTACAAAAGACTGAGCGGAGTGATATCTACCGCTATCACTTTGAAATTATGGATACAGGGATCGGCATTTCAGAACAACATTTGCCCAATATTATGAATAAGTTCGAGCAAGTCGATAGTTCAATGACACGAAATTATCAAGGGACGGGATTAGGCTTAGCCATTTCACAACAACTGGTCGCCCTGCATGGCGGCAAGCTCAATGTAACATCACGCCTTGATGAAGGTTCTTGCTTCTCTTTTTCACTTCCACTCACAATCAACACAACTCAACAAGAAGCTCAGTTTGATCCTCTCAGTGAACAAACTGTTTTGCTCATTGATGACTATCAACCTCGGATTACTATCTTTAACTCTCTTGCAAGGTCGATGCAATGGTCACTTACAGTTATACCCAATGTCGCTACATTATCAGAGCAACTTATCCATTCTATCCACATGGAAGATTTTAACAGCGTCATCATCCAACCAACATCCTGTGCAGAGATAAGCAAACTGATTGAACTTGGTAAAACATGCACTCAGGGTCAACCTAAGCTTATTCTTATGGCTCCATACTCTCCCAATCTCCTTAGTCACGATCAGAAAACACGCGTAATTCCACTTCAGCAACCTATCACTCGCAATCAACTGCTTAAACTACTCATAGAAGAAGAAGCGTCTGACACGAAAACAGATTCAACCTCTGAAGTTTATCTTCACGGAAAAAAAATACTCTTAGTCGAAGACAACAGAATTAATCGTGTTTTAATCTCCAAAATGTTGCCTGTGAACGATATCGAACTGACTCTGGCCGAAAATGGAGTAATAGGCTTAGAGCTCTTCCAACGCATAAAACCGGATATTGTTATTACTGATATCTCAATGCCTGATAAAGACGGTTACACTCTTGCTCAAGACATTCGTTTGTTACAGCAAACAGGCGATTGTCCTTGGTGCCCGATCATCGCTCTTTCCGCTCATGCATTTGCAGAAGACCAAGTCCAGAGTATAAAATACGGGATTAATGATTATCTTACCAAGCCAGTGAAAAAGCATGACCTGATCGAGATGATTGCAAAATGGCTAACAGCCAAAAGTCACTAA
- a CDS encoding phosphate/phosphite/phosphonate ABC transporter substrate-binding protein yields MFAQAYVTKKSFILRKLPLLLYPLLLSFAPFVLAKTQLTFGVVPQQSAAKLAEQWQPLLDAWGELANVEFKFATARDIPTFEQRLADGQYDVAYMNPYHFTLVNKTPGYSAVAHAKDKKIKGILVTKADWSGTIADLADETIAFPAPRAFAASIINQSELAQKNIPVTAKYVGSHDSVYLNVAKGLYPAGGGVMRTFKSLPKKTQQQLKILYTTSSYTPHAIAVSHNVPIEAQQALRQTIEALNSNQQAQQSFKQLNIKGLQKADDSDWDDIVQLNLSL; encoded by the coding sequence ATGTTTGCTCAAGCTTACGTTACCAAAAAGAGTTTTATCTTGAGAAAATTACCTCTCCTCTTGTACCCACTTCTCCTTTCTTTTGCACCTTTCGTGCTAGCTAAGACTCAATTAACCTTCGGTGTCGTCCCTCAGCAATCTGCAGCAAAGCTTGCCGAGCAATGGCAACCTCTTCTTGATGCTTGGGGTGAACTCGCCAATGTCGAATTTAAATTTGCCACCGCTCGTGACATCCCAACTTTCGAGCAGCGCCTTGCTGACGGTCAATACGATGTCGCTTATATGAATCCTTATCATTTTACTCTGGTGAATAAGACTCCTGGCTATAGCGCTGTAGCACATGCTAAAGATAAGAAAATTAAGGGTATTCTAGTCACAAAAGCCGATTGGTCCGGCACCATAGCTGATCTTGCAGATGAAACGATTGCTTTTCCAGCACCAAGGGCGTTTGCCGCTTCGATAATCAACCAATCCGAGCTAGCACAAAAAAACATCCCAGTCACTGCCAAGTATGTCGGTTCCCATGATTCCGTATACTTGAATGTCGCGAAAGGGCTATACCCTGCGGGAGGAGGGGTTATGAGGACCTTTAAAAGCCTGCCAAAAAAAACACAACAACAACTGAAGATTCTCTATACCACTTCTTCGTATACACCTCATGCGATTGCGGTATCTCATAATGTTCCGATTGAGGCCCAACAAGCATTGCGCCAAACCATCGAAGCATTGAATTCAAACCAGCAAGCACAACAAAGCTTCAAGCAACTCAACATCAAGGGGTTACAAAAAGCAGATGACAGTGATTGGGACGATATTGTGCAACTTAATTTATCTCTTTAA